One part of the Algibacter sp. L1A34 genome encodes these proteins:
- a CDS encoding ATP-binding protein — protein MQHILKNKHPKLSHTFIWVIFIWFSNSFSAFAHNGIIKDIQRDIKILEKTSNFEKDTTYINLLNKLGEEYHNYNLDSLLIIANKTIKLSKAIKYTKGEANGYIIKGGYYSDIGEQDQAISCFSIAYSKAKQDNDIKIILQSKNQLATEYMYKEEYAKSLKEYLKGIEIAKENKKDSWLSTYYINISVLYSLQKEYEQTILFLKKAMEVNKRNGDKKLLAITLSNLAFTYIEVGDLASADSDINEAIIAFEKLKLDDWLTYAYEIKATVHLKKNQLNIALIWAKKSNEIHKNIDQKRYKITLYLLLAKIHFGLKDYELAETYGVKSLEISKELNNLENRDEILEILYKIKKTDKCYKESLTYLEELKSISDTINKKNNIRELRILKSNLESEQEKEQYIRENEQKQLIQRSYIYISVLVILACAIIIIILKKNNKTQNRLNKKLIENTLALKKNEAHLNNANSTKNKLFSIIAHDLKGPINSFKSLFDLFNKSELTTEEFMQFMPQIGENIDSIAFTLNNLLTWGQTQMHGLVTKPNYTTIKNLVDESLKLLAKQAEVKSITATNNIDQKVVTWSDKDQIDIVIRNLISNAMKFTREHGEITIDASEKSDFWEIAVRDNGVGISQEDQINIFKDEETFTSYGTSNEKGTGLGLRVCKEMVQNNGGTIWVESTLNHGSSFYFTVPKTKKLLL, from the coding sequence ATGCAACATATTTTAAAAAACAAACATCCCAAACTTTCTCATACATTTATATGGGTAATTTTTATTTGGTTTTCCAATAGCTTCTCGGCCTTTGCACATAATGGTATAATAAAGGATATACAACGTGACATTAAAATACTTGAAAAAACTTCCAATTTTGAAAAAGATACCACTTATATCAATTTATTAAATAAACTAGGCGAAGAATATCACAACTACAATTTAGATAGTTTACTCATTATTGCTAACAAAACCATTAAACTAAGTAAAGCTATAAAATATACAAAAGGTGAAGCAAATGGGTATATCATTAAAGGTGGTTACTATTCGGATATTGGTGAACAAGACCAAGCCATCTCTTGTTTTTCAATAGCCTATTCCAAAGCAAAACAGGATAATGATATAAAAATCATTCTGCAATCCAAAAACCAATTGGCTACAGAGTATATGTATAAGGAAGAGTATGCTAAATCATTAAAAGAGTATTTAAAAGGTATTGAAATAGCTAAGGAAAACAAAAAAGATTCTTGGTTGTCAACATACTACATTAATATTTCTGTTTTATACAGTCTTCAAAAAGAATATGAACAGACCATATTGTTTTTAAAGAAGGCTATGGAAGTCAATAAAAGAAATGGTGATAAAAAATTGCTAGCTATAACACTTTCTAATTTAGCTTTTACTTATATTGAAGTTGGAGATTTAGCAAGTGCCGATTCTGATATAAACGAAGCTATTATTGCATTTGAAAAGCTTAAACTAGATGATTGGCTAACTTATGCTTATGAAATAAAAGCAACTGTACATCTCAAAAAAAATCAATTAAATATAGCTCTAATATGGGCGAAAAAAAGTAATGAAATTCATAAAAATATCGACCAAAAGAGATATAAAATAACTTTATACCTTCTTTTGGCTAAAATACATTTTGGACTTAAAGATTATGAGTTAGCCGAAACATATGGAGTAAAGTCATTAGAAATATCCAAAGAACTTAATAATTTAGAAAACCGCGATGAAATTTTAGAAATTCTCTATAAAATCAAAAAAACAGACAAGTGTTATAAAGAATCCTTAACTTATTTAGAAGAATTAAAATCAATTTCGGACACAATAAATAAAAAAAATAATATAAGAGAATTAAGAATACTAAAGTCTAATCTTGAGTCCGAACAAGAAAAAGAGCAATATATAAGAGAGAATGAACAAAAGCAACTTATACAACGTAGCTATATTTATATATCCGTACTAGTTATTCTAGCTTGTGCCATTATCATCATCATTCTTAAAAAGAATAATAAAACTCAAAATCGTTTAAACAAAAAACTAATAGAAAACACACTAGCACTTAAGAAAAATGAAGCCCATTTAAACAACGCTAATAGTACTAAAAACAAGTTATTCTCCATTATTGCACACGATTTAAAAGGTCCAATTAATTCGTTTAAGAGTCTTTTCGACCTATTTAATAAAAGTGAATTAACAACAGAAGAATTCATGCAGTTTATGCCTCAAATAGGCGAAAACATTGATAGTATTGCTTTTACCTTGAACAACCTATTAACCTGGGGACAAACCCAAATGCATGGCTTAGTCACCAAACCTAATTATACAACCATTAAAAACTTGGTTGATGAAAGCCTTAAATTACTAGCCAAACAAGCAGAAGTAAAATCGATTACAGCAACCAATAACATAGATCAAAAGGTGGTTACATGGAGTGATAAAGATCAAATTGATATTGTAATTCGCAATTTAATTAGTAATGCCATGAAGTTTACTCGCGAACACGGAGAGATAACTATTGATGCTTCGGAAAAATCTGATTTTTGGGAAATAGCAGTTAGAGATAATGGTGTTGGGATAAGTCAAGAAGATCAAATAAACATTTTTAAAGATGAAGAAACGTTTACCTCTTATGGAACCAGCAACGAAAAAGGAACAGGCTTAGGGCTTAGAGTATGTAAAGAAATGGTGCAAAACAATGGCGGAACTATTTGGGTAGAAAGCACTTTAAATCATGGATCCTCTTTTTATTTTACGGTTCCAAAAACAAAAAAACTTTTATTATAA